The Trichomycterus rosablanca isolate fTriRos1 chromosome 6, fTriRos1.hap1, whole genome shotgun sequence DNA segment ACAATTAGTTGCTATGTGTATCAAGGAGACAATATATTCAAATCACTTTGGTTGAGGAATAAATTCCACATGTGCAAGGAGTATTTATTAATTCTCATGTTTTTACCAACTCTTTATCTTAGTCAGGTTCAAAGTGGGTCTGGCATCCCTGAATTTACTGCAGCAACATACCCAGGAAAGGATGACAATTAATACACCTTTCACAGATATAGCTAATCGTGTACATATGTAGATGACCGACCGGCCAATAATCCCAGTGGCAgagggctagcataatttactgctgcaccactgcaTAGTTTATCATACAATAAATACTTTATGCGGTCAGTTTACCAGTGGTACCATCCTGATCCTAATAAATATCCTATTTATAAATTAATGCATAATAGTTTTTTGTCTACTTAACCACAGTGCTCTCTTAAGAAGGATTGAATGTGATGGCAAAGGTGCAAAGTTTGACTTAACCTTTCTGTTGTGGATAACTTTTAGCGCAACACTGACTTTCTCTGTATGGGGCTGATGTATGTAGTATCCAAATTACTCATTATTCAAATTAAAACAGACATCTGTTAAAAAGTGTCTTCTTACAAAAGACAACCTTAgcatgtttatgtatttattaggattttaatgtcatgttttacacactttggttacattcatgacaaaaacagtaGCTACTCGATACACAAGttcattgtcaaacacagtcatggacaattttgtatctccaattcacctcacttgcatgtctttggactgtgggaggaaatccggagctcctggaggaaacccacgcagacacggggagaacatgcaaactccacacagaaaggacccagaccgctccacctggggatcaaacccaggaccttcttgctgtgagacgacagtgctatccactgagccatTGTGCCGCCCACAACCTTAGTAAGCCAAACAAatgatatgtttttttttatagtccCTGCTATGTAAACACTTATCAAATGTCATCCTGGAAAAGACCACTCTCATCAGCATTGGATTGTTTCATCATATTGACCAGGTAACTTTTAATTGAGACAGTGACTAAAGGGTTAAGGAAACATCTGGGCCAAAGGCACGTCTGAGAAGTGCAATAACAgccaataacattaaaaccacctgcttgtttctacactcactgtccattttatcagctcaactgatcatatagaagcactttgtagttctacaattactgactgtagtccatctgtttctctacaaactttttcagcctgctttcaccctattcctcaatggtcaggacccccacaggaccacgacagagcaggtattatttaggtggtggatcattctcagcactgaagtgacactgacatggtggtggtgtgttagtgtatgttgtgctggtatgagtggatcagacacagcagcactgctggagttttaaaataccgtgtccactcactgtccatactattagacactcctacctagttggtccaccttgtagatgtaaagtcagagacaatccctcatctattgctgctgtttgagttggtcatcatctagaccttcatcagtggtcacaggacgctgcccacggggcgctgttggctggatatatttttggttggtggactattctcagtccagcagtgacagtgaggtgtttaaaaactccatcagcgctgctgtgtcttatccactcataccagcacaacacacactaacacaccaccaccatgatccaccacctaaataatacctgctctgtggtgggctaacaaagcatgtagagaaacagatggactacagtcagttattgtagaactacaaagtgcttctatatggtaaatggagctgataaaatggacagtgagtgtggaaacaaggaggtggttttaatgtaaaattacTAAGTTAACTTACTAAACTTAACAAACTCTATTTGATgaataaaacagacaaacaaaccaGATAAATAGTTTGACAACATGATGAACGGAACTGACAAACAAATTAACTGAATGTCAACGAATACTGTAATGTACTCAGAATAAATGCAAGCAGCTTTATACAGGGGTCGTATGTCAAATTATCCGCGCTATGATGACAGCAACGAAACCAAAGGTTTTAGGACACGAACTTTATATCTAATAAACACTGACAGCTTAAAATGCTCATATACTTTATATACAGAAAAGTCTGCCATGCATCTGTCTGTGTTGACGTCTTGCAGGTTTAGCATAGCCAGGTTAGCTAACAAGCTACACTGCTGGTCAAACCAAGGACAGACAGCACGGTTCTCTATTGTACACTAATTTCTCCATGTAACCGTCACTGCTCTGGTTTCTAGTGATTATATCATGCAGCGGTTAAGCAGATATACGCCATTATTCGTAAACAAAGAACATCATTGTGCTTCTTACCTTGTCGCTATTTGGCCTTCTAGACCAGAACAGCGCAACTGACTTGTATACAGTTATGAAGGAGCTCTCCGACGCGTTACTTTTCATACCCATATTTCGGCAAATACAGTATCCTTGTTTAGGATTGGCTTGGGGTTCGTATTGACAAGCCATTCTCCAATTGGAGCGTAGACGATGAAACGATTGGCCAAACAAAAGACCAATCCTAGTAAGAAGGCGGAATAAATCAAAAACGGGTGGGAAACATCTGCCGAAGATTACAAAATTGACCAGTTAATTTGACAAATTAATAATCGAAACATATTCTTGCACattttcaacaaaaaaaatctacattAAATAACGATGCCATAAAGCTCAGCCAGGTAGCTTTATATTTTCCAAAATAGTTCAAATGTCTGACACCTTATACTAACGTCATTTCCGTTATTTAAAACTGCCTGACTGTGTTCAAAAGCGTACAGACAGTACTTAAGCACACTGCTTTTAGGTtttttacaattaaataaattaatctaaatTAATATAGAAGCTGTCTATATCTATTCATTTTTGACCTACCATTTGACCCACCAAATTTTCTCTTTTACACATGTCAGGGAAGTGTGTAATTACTTTACGTCTGCAGTTTATAATTCAATATGTCATTGTATCTGTCACATAAGTGGATATAGCCAAAACATACAATAAtgcaatacatacatacatgaacaGTATTATTATTGCCTTGTCTGATGCTGGGATGACTTTCTTTTAAATATGTACATATGTAAGTGCACATAAGCACTATTCATGTGTCTCATTTAATTTAGTCTTATGACAGGGCAAAGGCAATCATCACAGAATCGCCACTGAGCATGCAAACATATTTACTATATATTTTTAGAAAGCAGTCTTGAGTTAGATCATGTTTAAGTATGTgattgtttatttcattttcatctggTTCTCATTTCGTCTGGTTCTACCTGGGACACTattctgacattttactcttcacgatttcacattgtaactacatcttctgttgttttaccctgaggtggttctggcggaaacctgtttaccctctcgaggttaaagactgaaagtcgagactgcagtgccaacaatgctgctcctactagatgggatgggtcgtgtttgcaccaaaaatgtctagAACTTACAAGGGACTTttttacagactggactgaacaatgaagaactccaattattattattattattattattattattattattattttgctagttataactttcaattctatttaattttgtgtttgtatgatttgtgtaaatcctatttatttaaagtatcctccaggttactcaaagaggatgggtccctgctgagtctggttcctctcaaggtttcttcctgttattttaagggagtttttccttgccactgttgccctcgacTTGCTCAATAttggtttttgttctgttggtcctggattctgtaaagttgctttgagacaatgtccactgtaaaatgcgctgtgtaaataaatttgacttgacttatacTCTGGACATGGTGCCAATCCACCCCCTTCTCCACCCACAGACATAGTCAGTCATGTCTTTGACCACAACTCAGATTTGAACCCTGATCTCTAATAGACCCCTCTGTTGCTTAAGTGCCTTTGTTTGTGAttgttgtcttgctgaaatgtccaGATTGAGGGTTTTTGTCTAATAATAGTAAattctcttctgtgtaatgtcTATTTGAAACGGATAATTTGCACTGGAAgttcactatatggccaaaagttgtAATGATCAAGTTGAGCTGTTGTAGTCACACAGTCACACTCAGTGATAAAGTTGAATAACAGCTGAATAAATtgattatacactgcctggccaaggtcaccacctggatttaactaagcaaataggtaagagcctcccattggataattactgcatgggtgattatgtttcagctggcaacaagttatttaaccctaactgatgcagtgagtagcttctcatttgttaaacaaccatgtcgaaagacacaacctgtggtcgtggaaaagatgttaatctgtttcagaagggtcaaattattggcatgcatcaagcagagaaaacatctaaggaaattgctgaaactactaaaattgggttaagaactgtccaacgcattattaaaaagtggaaggacagtggggaaacatcatcttcaaggaaggaatgtggtctgaaaaaaatcttgaatgattgtgatcggcgatcacttaaacatttggtaaaatcaaatggtagaaaaactacagtagaactcagggatatgtttaatagtgaaagtaaaagcatttccacacgcacaatgtgaaggtaactcaagggattgggactaaacagctgtgtagccttaagaaaaccacttgtccattaggctaaccggcaaaaacggcttcaatttgctagggagcataaacattggactctggagcaatggaagaaggtcatgtggtctgatgagttcagatttaccctgttccagagtgatgggcgcatcagggtaagaagagaggtggctgaagtgatgcacccatcatgcctagtgcctaccgtacaagcctgtgggggcagtgctatgatcttgggttgctgcagtcggtcaggtctaggttcagcaacgttatgtgcccaaagaatgaggtcagctacctgaatatactgaacgaccagcttattccatcaatggattttttctccCCTGATGGCACATtacagaagcttgtggaaacgatgccaaaGCGAATGCGTGCGGTAATCAAATCTAAAGGTGGTCCAActaaatattagagtgtgtgacttTTTTTTAGGCCAGACAGTGTATATACTTATGTATGTTTccacacaaagcaaggtctataaaaacatggtttcAACAATGGTGTGGACAATCTTAAATAATCTACACAGAGCTGTGACCTTATCTTTTTCAATAGACATGAGTGTCTAAcatcttaaatgctcttttggctAAATGGACTCTTAGTCAGTCAAAGCTGTTGGGAAACCGTGCAAGACTGAATGCTTTTTAAATCCCAAGGAAactctatatactgtacatatgcaCAGTTTTGAAATGATACAATCAGCAAGCTCATGGCCTGCTGTCTGCatatttttgaccatacagtgtacaGAATTGAAtacgtatttaaaaaataacagacaAAAGTGGTTGAAGACGTGTTTTCCCCCccttacatacagtgtatcacaaaagtgagtacacccctcacatttctgcaaatatttcattatatcttttcatgggacaacagcagtgtagatttactgtcttctgaaaataactcaacacacagtcattaatgtctaaatagctggcaacataagtgagtacaccccacagtgaacatgtccaaattgtgcccaaatgtgtcgttgtccctccctggtgtcatgtgtcaaggtcccaggtgtaaatggggagcaggactgttaaatttggtgttttgggtacaattctctcatactggccactggatattcaacatggcacctcatggcaaagaactctgaggatgtgagaaatagaattgttgctctccacaaagatggcctgggctataagaagattgctaacaccctgaaactgagctacagcatggtggccaaggtcatacagcggttttccaggacaggttccactcggaacaggcttcgccagggtcgaccaaagaagttgagtccacgtgttcggcgtcatatccagaggttggctttaaaaaatagacacatgagtgctgccagcattgctgcagaggttgaagacgtgggaggtcagcctgtcagtgctcagaccatacgccgcacactgcatcaactcggtctgcatggtcgtcatcccagaaggaagctgacgcacaagaaagcccacaaacagtttgctgaagacaagcagtccaagaacatggattactggaatgccctgtggtctgacgagaccaagataaacttgtttggctcagatggtgtccagcatgtgtggcggcgccctggtgagaagtaccaagacaactgtatcttgcctacagtcaagcatggtggtggtagcatcatggtcttgggctgcatgagtgttgctggcactggggcgctgcagttcattgagggaaacatgaattccaacatgtactgtgacattctgaaacagagcatgatcccctcccttcaaaaactgggcctcatggcagttttccaacaggataacgaccccaaacacaacctccaagatgacaactgccttgctgaggaagctgaaggtaaaggtgatggactaaacccaattgagcacctgtggtgcatccttaagtggaaggtgaaggagttcaaggtgtctaacatccaccagctccgtgatgtcatcatggaggagtggaagaggattccagtagcaacctgtgcagctctggtgaattccatgcccaggagggttaaggcagtgctggataataatggtggtcacacaaaatattgacactttgggcacaatttggacatgttcactgtggggtgtactcacttatgttgccagctatttagacattaatggctgtgtgttgagttattttcagaagacagtaaatctacactgctatacaagttgtacactgagtactctaagttatatccaagtttcatgtctatagtgttgtcccatgaaaagatataataaaatatttgcagaaatgtgaggggtgtactcacttttgtgatacactgtatatagtgcatTCTTGAGACGTTGACATCTTTTCTGGTCCAGTAGGTGGTGGTAATCATGGTAATAATACACCGCTTTTGGATTCAGAAGAAGAAAAGAGGTGGGATTAGAAGTATAAAGGATTAAACGTGTTCCTTTCTCGCTCCTTTGAGCTTCCTCCAGCTTCAGTTTTACCTCCTGTGTGAAATAActtaacattaatattaaaaatgggCTTCGGTGATCTGAAAACCCCCGCTGGTCTCAAAGTCTTGAACGACTTTTTGGCTGATAAAAGCTATATCGAGGGGTAAGTCATGTTGAAGTCACATTTTGGTGTATAATAAGCAGCTAGAGTGCTACTCTGTAACCGGTGTTGTAAGTAGGCCCGAGTAGGCTGCTTAGTCTTCTGAAGTCACAGTATTAGTCACTTAGTTCCTGACTTTACTCACTTTTTTACACTTATATGCACTCGTGGTCATATCTGCAAATTATTGCTTTATATAAGTTGTACCAGTCATGTTTAAATTAAATGCAAATATTCACTGAATGTCTTTGTACACGAAGCACTGGTACTATTTGCAGCAAGCCATACAGCGTtagttacattttattacattttagcgTTTCATTCCCTGATTACAATTTGTGGTAAATTATCGTTTTTAGGTCAGTCTTTATTTATAGAATTTTATAGTATTTAGTAGAACTATATGTATTTTTGGCCAGCACATGATATGCAACTTTAGTTTACTGTGGTAAAACCTGAGGTGCTTGGACTATGGTTTAGACATCAGTTATTTGTCTGTGGGTCTGTTTGTATTTTTGTCCACCTTAAGGCTTTattaacttttacttttatgtcTGCTGTTTTGCCTGCTGGTTGATCTGTTCTTAACTGTCTAAAGTGGTTTATCACTATAATGTATATGTTTGAAATTTTTTGATGTGCTGTAATTGGGAATGTAATTTATAATGAGCAGACAATGCAGTTAGTAGTTTTCTCCACCTTCATTCTAATGCAATGGACAAATTAAAGCCAATGttaattttaatactgtttaaaattaattaaaactttttaaaaaattaattgtaGTTTATATATTGTGCACCTGAAAAGGATTATAAAATGTGACTTAAAATATCAAGAATTATGAGGAACTAATTTTTTCCTAAACTGTTAAGTGAACATGTATcgtgagtgggtagcactctctcctcacagcaagaaggtcctgggttcgatccccaggtggggcggtccgggtcctttctgtgtggagtttgcatgttctccccgtgtctgtgtgggtttccttcgggtgctccggtttcctcccacagtccaaagacatgcaagtgaggtgaattggagacactaaattgtccatgactgtgttcaatataacctgtgtgaactgatgaaccttgtgtaatgagtgactaccgttcctgtcatgaatgtaaccaaagtgtaaaacatgccgttaaaatcctaataaacaacaaacaagtGAAAATGTATGGCCACACTGCAAAAAGTAAGGAATCTGAatgcatggtggcttagtgggtagcactgtcgcctcacgacACGAAGGTCCAGGTggggcgttccgggtcctttctgtaatGAGTTTGCATAtactccctgtgtctgtgtgggtttcctccgggagtaccggtttcctcccacagtgcgaagacatgcaggtgagatgaattggagatacaaaattgtcaatgactgtgtttgacattaaacttgtgaactgatgaatcctgtgtaatgagtaactaccatttctgtcatgatggtaaccaaaatgtgtaaaacgtgaggtttaaatcctaataaataatttttcttttcttttttctatttctttgtactttcatGCATCCTATTTGCCTGCTGGTTGATCGGTTCTTAACTGTCTAAAGTGGTTTATCACTAAAATGTATATGTTTGAAATTTATTGATGTACTGTAATGGGGAAAGTACAGTAGTTCATAACAGACAATGAAGTTAGATGTTTTCTCCACTTTCATTCTAATATTATGGACAAATTCAAGCCAAGTAAATTGTGCATCAATATTATAATGTTTATActgtaaaaattaatttaaacttagaaaaaaaaaatgcatgtagTTGGCATTTTTCCTAAACTGTTAGGTGGACATGTATGGCCATACTGCAAAAAGTAAGCATAGCACCTGGCATTTTGTAATAATTTTGATCttctaactatttttaatagGTATGTTCCTTCTCAGGCTGATGTCGCCGTATTTGATGCTCTTTCCGGTGCCCCACCAGCTAACCTGTGCCATGCCCTTCGCTGGTACAACCACATCAAATCCTACCAGAAAGAGAAAGCCAGGTAACCATTAGCATACTTCTTACTAAATAAATACTAGATCCTCCAGCATATGATGAGTTTCTATCACCATCTTTCGCCTGAGTAGCTGATGTACAGCTTTTAAACACTGATGCACCTGGGAGGCATATGCAACCTAGAAATTTAAAATTATAGAAATGGAAATTAAACTGATCCCTTTATTTTAGCCTACCAGGAGTAAAGAAGCCACTGGGTCAGTACGGTCCAGCTGGTGTGGAAGACACTACTACTGGAGCCGCTCCTGCTAAAAAGCAGGAAAAAGAGGAGGAAGATGACGACGACATCGATCTGTTCGGCTCAGACGAGGAGGAGGTGagttttaggattttaaggaGTCATGCTCTCTGATTCTGGTTATATGATGATTTTATCACCATCTTTCGACTGAGTTTATTTGATGGATCATTTTAATTTCTGATAACCAGTCTTTGTGTAAATGACCTATTAGGATTTTGTTTCCCTGTCTTAATTGTATGTTTTGTTTCTTTACAGGATGAGGAGACCACGAGAATCAAGGAGGAAAGACTGGCAGCCTACAATGCAAAGAAATCCAAAAGTATGTCTCTTATGCTACCAGTGATCTACAGTATCTCCCTTTTGTCATTCAAAAGATTTACTTTGGCTGTTTACATCTTGAAAAAATTGTAACAAGATTAATGTGCAGGAGCATAACTACCAGGAGAGCagggcatatacagtgtatcacaaaagtgagtacacccctcacatttctgcaaatattttattatatcttttcatgggacaacactatagacatgaaacttggatataacttagtcagtgtacaacttgtatagcagcgtagatttactgtcttctgaaaataactcaacacacagccattaatgtctaaatagctggcaacataagtgagtacaccccacagtgaacatgtccaaattgtgcccaaagtgtcaatattttgtgtgaccaccattattatccagcactgccttaaccctcctgggcatggaattcaccagagctgcacaggttgctactggcatcctcttccactcctccatgatgacatcacggagctggtggatgttagacaccttgaactcctccaccttccacttgaggatgcgccacaggtgctcaattgggtttagtccatcacctttaccttcagcttcctcagcaaggcagttgtcatcttggaggttgtgtttggggtcgttatcctgttggaaaactgccatgaggcccagttttcgaagggaggggatcatgctctgtttcagaatgtcacagtacatgttggaattcatgtttccctcaatgaactgcagctccccagtgccagcaacactcatgcagcccaagaccatgatgctaccaccaccatgcttgactgtaggcaagatacagttgtcttggtacttctcaccagggcgccgccacacatgctggacaccatctgagccaaacaagtttatcttggtctcgtcagaccacagggcattccagtaatccatgttcttggactgcttgtcttcagcaaactgtttgcgggctttcttgtgcgtcagcttccttctgggatgacgaccatgcagaccgagttgatgcagtgagcggcgtatggtctgagcactgacaggctgacctcccacgtcttcaacctctgcagcaatgctggcagcactcatgtgtctattttttaaagccaacctctggatatgacgccgaacacgtggactcaacttctttggt contains these protein-coding regions:
- the eef1b2 gene encoding elongation factor 1-beta, whose protein sequence is MGFGDLKTPAGLKVLNDFLADKSYIEGYVPSQADVAVFDALSGAPPANLCHALRWYNHIKSYQKEKASLPGVKKPLGQYGPAGVEDTTTGAAPAKKQEKEEEDDDDIDLFGSDEEEDEETTRIKEERLAAYNAKKSKKPALIAKSSILLDVKPWDDETDMSKLEECVRSIQLDGLVWGQSKLLPVGYGIKKLQISCVVEDDKVGTDQLEELITAFEDFVQSMDVAAFNKI